A part of Bdellovibrionales bacterium genomic DNA contains:
- a CDS encoding DEAD/DEAH box helicase family protein — MPSLRILAFFSAAIILGSFGHWFEARASSSNSKSCRLFVTDSARPEESTLPYNGLSQWLSKEPLFSGLPWTVTSEGISLKGLVIQSTEDVEARLVISPELKRLYWPSRGLTDGVSAGDIILQALVGTQFHPYNSTASGPKILKDSQKEAVAVIESFRNRGRDRILLVAPPGFGKTEVAVEFLSKSRSASGLRLIIADRVLNLRDFSESLNLKGIPHGLWSAKSQEPPNLRAAVPESMSGEKYVVTTTATLRNQFKSLNEKERGELARVLKVMVYDESQHLGAPLMREFLEDISARDDFSGFILGLTATPVHRDISLQEMFYNQSYWVHLDRADNVMNQTEFLERNVSDVVEQLYRTFSKGELTPFDQLFFLSKEIFEIEDLFVQGLDNLDVPGGRYVINPKHYEYIARFLKSLIQEKNKILIVANSIEEAESLSKVFKNIFSDFFVDFIHSKQEMDANLEILENFKKSQKGIIVSVRMLDEGVNLSDLDLLIDLNSSASVTQFLQRLGRLLRLREGKTWVEAVSLVVINEETASELLILMNELKNISQPRSNGRRQLERIFPAVSTVGFNQDILAKVSWGRLESSIQQFWQKSRNKWRSFEAAREWARGSGIQSSIEWNKASKKGLLPVDIPSSPRDVYSGEFQGWGDWLSTGSHSRWGMQWRTFEGAREWARESGIKSSTEWIKASKEGLLPQDIPSNPGSVYRSQFQGWKDWLGTGWRSFEEAREWARGSGIKSSSEWRKASTEGRLPEDIPSIPSRVYREDFKNWKEWLGTGRRSPRWDIQWRSFEAAREWARGSGIKSGPEWIKASKEGLLPQDIPTGPRNVYPGEFHGWEDWLGTGWRSFEAAREWARGSGIKSYFEWIKASKKGLLPEDIPSNLNKVYRGQFQGWKDWLGTGWRSFEAAREWARGSGIKSSSEWRKASTEGQLPQDIPSKPKDVYRGQFQGWKDWLGKEIK; from the coding sequence GTGCCGTCTTTGAGAATATTGGCTTTTTTTTCAGCTGCGATCATTCTGGGTAGTTTTGGTCATTGGTTTGAAGCCAGGGCCTCCTCGTCAAATTCTAAGTCTTGCAGATTATTTGTAACAGACTCAGCCAGGCCTGAAGAATCCACCCTTCCCTATAATGGCCTTTCCCAGTGGCTTTCAAAAGAACCTTTGTTTTCTGGTCTTCCGTGGACCGTGACCTCAGAAGGGATAAGTCTTAAAGGGTTGGTGATTCAGTCGACAGAGGACGTTGAGGCAAGGCTTGTGATATCCCCTGAGCTCAAGCGACTCTATTGGCCAAGCCGTGGCCTCACGGATGGAGTCTCTGCTGGAGATATTATTCTCCAGGCTTTGGTTGGAACGCAATTTCACCCCTACAATTCAACAGCCAGTGGGCCAAAAATTCTAAAAGATTCTCAAAAAGAAGCCGTTGCAGTCATAGAATCTTTTCGTAACCGTGGCCGTGATAGGATATTGCTGGTAGCCCCTCCCGGGTTTGGTAAGACCGAGGTTGCAGTTGAATTTTTATCTAAGTCTAGATCCGCTTCAGGTCTTCGCCTTATTATTGCAGACCGAGTCCTTAATCTAAGAGACTTTTCAGAGAGTCTAAATCTTAAGGGTATTCCACACGGTCTTTGGTCGGCAAAATCTCAAGAGCCTCCTAATTTAAGAGCGGCCGTTCCGGAATCCATGTCAGGTGAAAAATATGTCGTCACAACGACGGCCACCCTTAGAAATCAATTTAAAAGTTTGAATGAGAAAGAAAGAGGGGAACTCGCGAGGGTCTTAAAAGTGATGGTCTATGATGAAAGCCAACATTTGGGAGCTCCCCTCATGCGCGAATTCTTAGAAGACATAAGTGCTCGGGATGATTTTTCTGGGTTTATTCTTGGTCTTACGGCAACTCCTGTCCACCGAGACATCTCTCTTCAGGAGATGTTCTACAATCAGAGCTATTGGGTTCATCTTGACCGTGCGGATAATGTGATGAATCAGACTGAGTTTCTCGAAAGAAATGTCAGCGATGTGGTTGAGCAGCTTTATCGGACTTTTTCAAAGGGAGAGCTGACTCCATTTGATCAGTTGTTTTTTCTCTCAAAAGAGATCTTTGAGATTGAGGATCTCTTTGTTCAAGGTCTGGACAATCTTGATGTGCCAGGCGGTCGCTACGTCATAAATCCAAAACATTACGAATATATTGCTCGGTTTTTAAAGAGTCTGATTCAAGAAAAAAATAAGATACTGATTGTCGCAAACTCAATTGAAGAAGCTGAATCATTGAGCAAGGTTTTTAAGAACATTTTCTCAGACTTTTTTGTCGATTTTATCCACTCAAAGCAGGAGATGGACGCAAACTTAGAAATTTTGGAGAATTTTAAGAAATCACAAAAGGGAATAATTGTTTCGGTCCGTATGCTCGATGAGGGGGTTAATTTATCAGATCTTGATTTATTGATCGATCTTAACTCCTCGGCCAGTGTCACTCAGTTTTTGCAAAGACTGGGTCGATTATTGCGTCTTAGGGAAGGAAAAACTTGGGTTGAAGCTGTGAGTTTAGTGGTGATCAATGAGGAAACAGCAAGTGAATTGCTGATCCTCATGAATGAACTAAAAAATATTAGCCAACCCCGGTCGAACGGACGAAGACAACTTGAGAGAATATTTCCAGCGGTTTCAACGGTTGGTTTCAATCAGGATATCTTAGCTAAAGTTTCGTGGGGCAGGCTGGAATCCAGCATTCAGCAGTTCTGGCAAAAAAGCCGGAATAAATGGCGAAGTTTTGAAGCAGCAAGGGAATGGGCAAGGGGAAGTGGTATTCAATCTTCAATTGAATGGAATAAGGCCTCAAAAAAAGGTCTCCTTCCTGTGGATATCCCAAGTAGTCCACGTGACGTGTATTCAGGAGAGTTCCAAGGTTGGGGAGATTGGCTGTCTACTGGCAGTCATTCGCGTTGGGGTATGCAATGGCGAACCTTTGAAGGAGCAAGGGAATGGGCAAGGGAGAGCGGAATTAAATCCAGTACTGAGTGGATTAAGGCCTCAAAAGAAGGCCTCCTTCCTCAGGATATTCCATCTAACCCAGGTAGTGTGTACCGAAGTCAGTTCCAAGGCTGGAAGGATTGGCTTGGTACGGGCTGGCGATCTTTTGAAGAAGCAAGGGAATGGGCAAGGGGAAGTGGAATTAAATCTAGTTCCGAATGGAGGAAGGCATCAACTGAAGGTCGGCTTCCAGAGGATATTCCAAGTATCCCAAGTAGGGTGTACCGAGAAGACTTCAAAAATTGGAAAGAATGGCTTGGTACGGGCAGGCGTTCTCCTCGCTGGGATATTCAATGGCGATCTTTTGAAGCAGCAAGAGAATGGGCTAGGGGAAGTGGCATTAAATCTGGTCCTGAGTGGATTAAGGCCTCAAAAGAAGGTCTCCTTCCTCAGGATATTCCAACTGGCCCGCGTAACGTTTACCCAGGAGAGTTCCATGGTTGGGAAGATTGGCTTGGTACGGGCTGGCGATCTTTTGAAGCAGCAAGGGAATGGGCAAGGGGAAGTGGAATTAAATCTTACTTTGAATGGATTAAGGCCTCAAAAAAAGGCCTGCTTCCTGAGGATATTCCAAGTAACTTAAATAAGGTGTACCGAGGACAATTCCAAGGTTGGAAGGATTGGCTTGGTACCGGTTGGCGATCTTTTGAAGCAGCAAGGGAATGGGCAAGGGGAAGTGGAATTAAATCTAGTTCTGAATGGAGGAAGGCCTCAACTGAAGGCCAGCTTCCTCAGGATATCCCAAGTAAACCAAAAGACGTGTACCGAGGACAGTTTCAAGGTTGGAAAGACTGGCTTGGTAAAGAGATCAAGTGA
- a CDS encoding AAA family ATPase, producing MTPQRISALSKANILDEESSLKNKCTRRRSAFQSPRYSYSNKKTIAISNNKGGVGKTSIATSMARRMVDLGFEVLVVDLDPQANSTMFFLNDESLQKKIRYVLHDVITGKCNIEDAVIDVDDGLKVLPSSLLNSTS from the coding sequence GTGACTCCTCAACGAATTAGCGCTTTAAGCAAGGCTAATATTCTTGATGAAGAATCAAGTCTCAAGAACAAATGTACGCGGCGGCGTTCAGCTTTTCAGTCACCGCGGTATAGTTATTCAAACAAGAAGACAATCGCGATCAGCAACAATAAGGGTGGAGTAGGCAAGACCTCCATCGCCACTTCTATGGCCCGCAGAATGGTAGACCTCGGTTTTGAGGTACTTGTGGTTGATTTGGACCCACAGGCAAACAGTACCATGTTTTTTCTTAACGATGAAAGTCTCCAAAAGAAGATCAGATACGTGCTCCACGATGTGATCACTGGAAAGTGCAATATCGAAGATGCTGTCATTGATGTCGATGATGGCCTCAAGGTGCTGCCATCTAGTCTGCTCAACTCCACGTCTTGA
- a CDS encoding DEAD/DEAH box helicase family protein: MLVAPPGFGKTEVAVEFLYKARSASGLRLIIADRVLNLRDFSKSLNLRGIPHSLWSASSQERPNLRAAAIESRSAEKYVVTTTATLRNQFKSLKEKERDELASVLKLMVYDESQHLGAPLMREFLEDVSARDIYSGFILGLTATPVHRDVSLQEMFYNQSFWVHLDSAEKVMNQTEFFERNVSDVVEQLYQTFSKGELTPFDQLFFLSKEIFEIEDLFVQGLDSLDVPGGRYVINPKYYEYIARFLKSLIQEKNKVLIVANSIEEAESLSEVFKNVFTDFFVEFIHSKQEVDRNIEILEKFKKPQRESFCQFVCLMRGLIYQILIYWSILTPRPVSLSFCKDLVVFSDLRKESLG; this comes from the coding sequence TTGCTGGTAGCCCCTCCCGGGTTTGGCAAGACCGAGGTTGCAGTTGAATTTTTATATAAGGCTAGATCTGCTTCTGGTCTTCGCCTTATTATTGCAGACCGAGTACTTAATCTAAGAGATTTTTCAAAGAGTCTGAATCTCAGGGGTATTCCACATAGTCTGTGGTCGGCAAGTTCGCAAGAGCGTCCTAATTTAAGAGCGGCTGCGATCGAATCCAGGTCAGCTGAAAAATATGTCGTCACAACGACGGCCACCCTTAGAAATCAATTTAAAAGTTTGAAAGAGAAAGAAAGAGATGAACTCGCGAGCGTCTTAAAATTGATGGTCTATGATGAAAGCCAACATTTGGGAGCTCCTCTCATGCGTGAGTTTTTGGAAGACGTGAGTGCCAGGGATATTTATTCTGGGTTTATTCTGGGTCTTACGGCAACACCCGTCCATCGAGATGTCTCTCTTCAGGAGATGTTCTACAATCAGAGCTTTTGGGTTCATCTTGATAGCGCTGAAAAGGTGATGAATCAGACTGAATTTTTCGAAAGAAATGTCAGTGATGTGGTTGAGCAGCTTTATCAAACCTTTTCAAAGGGAGAGCTGACTCCATTTGATCAATTATTTTTTCTCTCAAAAGAGATCTTTGAAATTGAGGATCTCTTCGTTCAAGGTCTGGACAGTCTTGATGTACCAGGCGGCCGCTACGTGATAAATCCAAAATACTACGAATATATTGCTCGCTTTTTAAAGAGTTTGATTCAAGAGAAGAATAAGGTACTGATTGTTGCAAACTCAATTGAAGAGGCTGAGTCTTTGAGCGAGGTTTTCAAAAATGTATTTACAGATTTTTTCGTCGAGTTTATCCACTCAAAACAAGAGGTTGATAGAAATATAGAGATTTTAGAAAAGTTTAAAAAACCCCAAAGGGAATCATTCTGTCAGTTCGTATGCTTGATGAGGGGGTTAATCTATCAGATCTTGATCTATTGGTCGATCTTAACTCCACGGCCAGTGTCACTCAGTTTTTGCAAAGACTTGGTCGTCTTCTCCGACTTAAGGAAGGAAAGTCTTGGGTAG
- a CDS encoding excisionase family DNA-binding protein — translation MKPRLSSLHYPVVIKQHLDFIVLSVPDLGISVVENAPTQGKLNPEYVLKIATALANVWLKVQKRLLEHQSAGKSAPSPSKQKMSVDGGRIQYMTASEVAERLGVSRMTVHRLVEKGLLTCTRTRGRHSRFPN, via the coding sequence GTGAAACCTAGATTGTCCTCGCTTCATTATCCTGTTGTCATAAAGCAACATCTTGATTTTATTGTTCTTTCTGTGCCTGATTTGGGTATTAGTGTCGTTGAAAACGCCCCTACCCAAGGCAAACTAAACCCCGAATATGTTCTTAAAATTGCCACCGCACTCGCAAATGTTTGGCTTAAAGTTCAGAAAAGACTTCTGGAACATCAGTCCGCTGGGAAAAGTGCTCCCTCCCCGTCTAAGCAGAAAATGTCAGTTGATGGGGGGAGAATTCAATATATGACAGCCTCTGAGGTAGCGGAGCGACTCGGTGTCAGTCGCATGACGGTACATCGTTTGGTTGAGAAGGGCCTCCTGACTTGCACTAGAACAAGGGGCCGCCACTCTCGCTTTCCGAACTGA